A stretch of the Kroppenstedtia eburnea genome encodes the following:
- the sdhB gene encoding succinate dehydrogenase iron-sulfur subunit: MSEQTATAVEKKTVRFIITRQDSPDSEPYEEEFELEYRPNMTINSSLMEIQRNPYNAKGEKVSPVTWESNCLEEVCGACSMVINGTPRQACSTLVDSLEQPIRIQPMDTFPVLRDMVIDRNRMFDALKRVKAWIPIDGTYDLGPGPRMPEVERQWRYELSKCMTCGVCLQACPNVSPRSNFMGPFIVGQVDLFNSHPTGEMNKEERTDALIGEGGLQECGNSQNCVQACPKGVPLTTAIARMNREGTKHMFRKWLSL, translated from the coding sequence ATGAGCGAACAGACGGCGACAGCTGTGGAAAAAAAGACCGTTCGTTTTATCATCACACGTCAGGATTCCCCCGACAGCGAGCCCTATGAAGAGGAGTTTGAGCTGGAATATCGCCCCAATATGACGATCAACTCTTCCCTGATGGAGATTCAGCGCAATCCTTACAATGCCAAAGGGGAAAAGGTGTCACCGGTCACTTGGGAGTCCAACTGTTTGGAGGAGGTTTGCGGTGCCTGCTCCATGGTGATCAACGGAACCCCCCGCCAGGCCTGCTCCACGTTGGTGGATTCGCTGGAGCAACCGATCCGGATTCAGCCGATGGATACCTTCCCGGTCCTGCGGGATATGGTGATCGACCGGAACCGGATGTTTGATGCCCTGAAACGGGTGAAAGCCTGGATCCCGATTGACGGTACTTATGATCTGGGACCGGGACCCCGCATGCCGGAAGTGGAACGCCAATGGCGTTATGAACTGTCCAAGTGCATGACCTGCGGGGTCTGTCTCCAGGCCTGCCCCAACGTCAGCCCCCGTTCCAATTTCATGGGGCCCTTTATCGTCGGTCAGGTGGACCTGTTCAACTCCCATCCCACGGGAGAGATGAACAAAGAAGAACGGACGGACGCCCTCATCGGCGAAGGCGGATTGCAGGAGTGCGGGAACTCCCAAAACTGCGTCCAAGCTTGTCCGAAAGGTGTGCCGCTGACCACAGCCATTGCCCGGATGAACCGGGAGGGAACCAAGCACATGTTCCGCAAATGGCTCTCCCTCTGA
- a CDS encoding DUF1002 domain-containing protein: protein MNRHRWTSGLLYLTVITLLFSWALPTPASADAVAGETVVTLGHDLTPQQKEQILQEMNVDSGVKTITVTNQEEHRYLGKYLNRATIGNRALSSARITLAKQGTGIKVQTHNITTITEQMYANALITAGVTDAEVYVTAPMQVSGTAGLTGILKAFETAADQSISEEQKQVANEEMVRTSELGKKLGDNDKAAQFMTQVKEEIADKKPDSPEQVRDIIVNVAGDLNINLNNQEINNITNMMYKFSQLDIDWDRFSNQLEKLKGNLGQIVDSKEAQGFFDKLWAWLSDLFDSLKSVFSS, encoded by the coding sequence ATGAACAGACACAGATGGACTTCGGGGTTGCTATATCTGACCGTGATCACCCTGTTATTCTCATGGGCCCTGCCGACACCGGCCTCAGCCGATGCGGTTGCCGGGGAAACCGTGGTCACCCTGGGACATGATCTGACCCCGCAACAAAAAGAACAAATCCTTCAGGAAATGAATGTGGATTCCGGTGTCAAAACCATCACCGTCACCAATCAGGAAGAACATCGCTATCTCGGAAAATACCTGAACCGGGCCACCATCGGCAACCGGGCTCTCTCATCCGCCAGGATCACCCTGGCAAAACAGGGCACCGGTATCAAGGTGCAGACACACAACATCACCACCATCACTGAACAAATGTATGCCAATGCCCTCATCACCGCCGGCGTCACTGATGCGGAAGTCTATGTCACCGCTCCGATGCAGGTCTCCGGCACCGCCGGCCTGACCGGAATTCTGAAGGCCTTTGAAACCGCCGCCGACCAAAGTATCAGTGAAGAACAAAAACAAGTGGCCAACGAAGAGATGGTTCGCACCTCCGAACTGGGCAAGAAACTGGGAGACAATGATAAAGCCGCCCAATTTATGACCCAGGTCAAGGAGGAGATCGCCGACAAAAAACCCGATTCCCCGGAGCAGGTTCGGGATATCATCGTCAACGTGGCCGGGGATCTCAACATCAATCTGAACAACCAGGAAATCAATAACATCACCAATATGATGTATAAGTTCTCCCAATTGGATATCGACTGGGACCGCTTCAGCAATCAACTGGAAAAGTTGAAGGGCAACCTCGGTCAAATCGTCGACTCCAAAGAAGCTCAGGGCTTTTTTGACAAGTTGTGGGCCTGGTTATCCGATCTGTTTGACTCCCTGAAAAGTGTCTTCTCCTCCTGA
- a CDS encoding penicillin-binding transpeptidase domain-containing protein has protein sequence MDKGKFPISKKITLLIVVVLIATIAGLVYAFQGDSGPGPRVVLEKYMNHWEHGDYASMYELLSANAKQKVTKKEFIKKHESIAKGIKQRKIQLKLEKSPEKEVETIPFSSQMETGTVGVLSFKNRAKMVEDDEGWRVAWTPSLIFPQMKEGDRVGVLRTAPGTRGEITARNGEPLAVNTKKTAVGMVPNEVLDPEKTCRELAKALNRDPQTIRNRLKEGEKKDPNRFIPIQVFNGKGGEQVDTLKKISGVSAQDASVRVYPQKDLTAHITGYIRPITKEQLKKYKEKGGYQPGDWIGHRGLESDLEERLRGTPGWKVVISREDGKQKAVLGETPSKNGEDIQVTIDLKTQAQLYRGIKNDKGAGVALHPQTGEILAMVSAPSYDPNQFIHGLSQAEWSRISGPDQPLANRAKLTYAPGSTMKPITAAIGLDTKTITPDTSYNTDEGKWQKDSSWGGYYVTRVDNPGGGVDLAKALAWSDNIYFARVGLKIGAAKTIDYYKKFGFNAKLESLGMTPSQYSNDNKLDNEILLADTSYGQGQLLVSPLHLAAMYTTFANEGDMIKPYLLMDPDHKGKRVIWKKKVITPDTATQVQELLRGVVELPKGSARDLKTAGVDLGAKTGTAELKASKDDKNNRQLGWLAWMAGKKGEKPDLVVAAMVDEVQDRGGSHYIFPSVKKMLAERYR, from the coding sequence ATGGACAAGGGGAAGTTTCCAATTTCCAAAAAGATCACCCTGTTGATCGTCGTGGTCTTGATCGCCACGATTGCAGGACTGGTCTATGCCTTTCAAGGAGATTCCGGACCCGGACCACGGGTGGTTCTGGAAAAATACATGAACCATTGGGAACATGGTGATTATGCGTCCATGTACGAATTGCTCAGTGCGAATGCGAAACAAAAGGTGACCAAAAAGGAATTCATCAAAAAGCACGAATCCATCGCCAAAGGAATCAAGCAACGGAAGATTCAGCTGAAATTGGAAAAAAGCCCGGAGAAAGAAGTGGAGACCATTCCCTTCTCATCCCAGATGGAAACGGGCACCGTCGGGGTACTCTCCTTTAAAAACCGGGCCAAAATGGTGGAAGACGACGAGGGGTGGCGGGTGGCTTGGACTCCCTCTCTGATTTTCCCGCAAATGAAAGAGGGAGACCGGGTCGGTGTTCTCCGGACCGCTCCGGGAACCCGGGGAGAAATCACCGCCCGGAATGGAGAGCCCCTGGCTGTAAACACCAAAAAAACCGCTGTGGGCATGGTGCCCAATGAAGTATTGGATCCGGAAAAAACTTGCCGGGAGCTGGCCAAAGCATTGAACCGGGATCCCCAAACCATCCGGAACCGATTGAAAGAGGGAGAAAAAAAGGATCCCAACCGGTTTATTCCGATCCAGGTTTTTAACGGGAAGGGCGGCGAACAGGTGGACACCCTGAAGAAAATCTCCGGTGTCTCCGCACAGGATGCATCGGTCCGGGTCTATCCCCAAAAAGATCTGACCGCTCACATTACCGGCTACATTCGCCCCATCACCAAGGAACAGCTGAAAAAATACAAAGAGAAAGGGGGCTATCAACCCGGTGACTGGATCGGCCATCGCGGCCTCGAATCGGATCTGGAAGAGCGGTTGCGGGGAACCCCCGGATGGAAGGTGGTGATCAGCCGGGAGGATGGAAAACAAAAGGCAGTCCTTGGCGAAACCCCTTCCAAAAACGGGGAAGACATTCAAGTCACCATCGACTTGAAAACACAGGCACAGCTGTACCGGGGCATCAAGAATGACAAAGGAGCAGGTGTCGCTCTGCATCCCCAAACGGGAGAAATCCTGGCGATGGTGAGTGCCCCTTCCTACGATCCCAACCAATTTATTCACGGTCTGTCTCAGGCTGAATGGTCCAGAATCAGCGGACCCGATCAGCCCCTGGCCAACCGGGCCAAGCTTACCTATGCTCCCGGCTCCACCATGAAGCCGATCACTGCCGCCATCGGTCTGGATACCAAGACCATCACTCCCGACACCTCCTATAACACCGATGAGGGGAAATGGCAGAAAGACTCCTCCTGGGGCGGCTACTATGTGACCCGGGTGGACAATCCGGGAGGCGGTGTCGATCTCGCCAAAGCTCTCGCCTGGTCGGACAACATCTACTTTGCCCGTGTCGGTCTGAAAATCGGGGCAGCAAAGACGATCGATTACTACAAGAAATTTGGTTTCAACGCAAAACTGGAAAGCCTGGGAATGACTCCATCCCAGTATTCCAACGACAACAAGCTGGACAATGAAATCCTGCTGGCGGATACCTCCTATGGACAGGGACAACTCCTGGTCAGTCCTCTCCATCTGGCGGCGATGTACACCACTTTCGCCAACGAAGGGGATATGATCAAACCTTATCTGCTCATGGATCCCGATCACAAAGGAAAACGGGTGATCTGGAAGAAAAAAGTGATCACCCCTGACACGGCAACCCAAGTGCAGGAATTACTCCGTGGAGTGGTCGAACTGCCCAAGGGCTCGGCCCGGGATCTGAAGACTGCCGGTGTGGATTTGGGAGCCAAGACGGGAACCGCAGAGCTGAAAGCGAGCAAGGATGATAAAAACAACCGCCAACTGGGATGGCTCGCCTGGATGGCAGGTAAAAAGGGAGAGAAACCGGATCTGGTGGTGGCCGCCATGGTGGATGAAGTTCAGGATCGCGGCGGCAGCCACTATATCTTCCCATCCGTTAAAAAGATGCTGGCCGAACGCTACCGCTGA
- a CDS encoding fumarate hydratase: MRELKESLLQLITETSTNLPPDVRHAIAKAKKKEDAGTRAALALTTITDNIQMAEDKVSPICQDTGMPTFYIRVPVGVNQMELTRAIREAIVEATKTGKLRPNSVDSLTGENSGDNLGEGVPVIHYEQWEKDEIEVRLILKGGGCENKNIQYSLPCELEGLGRAGRDLDGIRKCILHSVYQAQGQGCSAGFIGVGIGGDRTTGYELAKKQLFRKTDDTNPHPDLARLEDYILDKANQLSIGTMGFGGNTTLLGCKIGSMHRIPASFYVSVAYNCWAFRRQGITLDPTSGKITGWLYKDEPKAETVTEPAEPPAAPETATSSREVRLTPPISEADIRSLRVGDVVILDGIIHTGRDALHKYLIDHDAPVDLTGGVIYHCGPVMLKNPEGGWEVKAAGPTTSIREEPYQADIIKKFGIRAVIGKGGMGARTLQGLKEHGAVYLNAIGGAAQYYADCITGVEGVHFMNFGVPEAMWHLRVKNFAAIVTMDAHGNSLHKDIEMDSLEKLAQFKEPVFS; this comes from the coding sequence ATGCGTGAACTTAAAGAATCTCTTCTCCAACTGATCACGGAAACCTCCACCAACCTGCCCCCGGATGTACGGCATGCCATTGCCAAGGCCAAGAAAAAAGAAGATGCCGGTACCCGGGCCGCACTGGCCCTGACCACCATCACCGACAATATCCAGATGGCGGAGGATAAGGTGTCTCCGATCTGCCAGGATACAGGGATGCCCACCTTCTACATCCGTGTTCCTGTCGGCGTCAACCAGATGGAGCTGACCCGGGCCATCCGGGAAGCGATCGTGGAGGCGACAAAGACCGGGAAGCTCCGCCCCAATTCCGTCGACTCCCTCACCGGAGAAAACAGCGGCGACAACCTGGGCGAGGGGGTTCCGGTGATCCACTATGAACAGTGGGAAAAAGATGAAATTGAAGTTCGCCTGATTCTGAAAGGCGGCGGTTGCGAAAACAAAAACATCCAATACAGTCTCCCCTGTGAATTGGAGGGGTTGGGTCGTGCCGGTCGGGACTTGGATGGGATTCGCAAGTGCATCCTGCACAGCGTCTACCAAGCTCAAGGGCAGGGATGCAGCGCCGGATTCATCGGAGTGGGCATCGGCGGTGACCGTACCACCGGTTATGAGTTGGCCAAAAAGCAGTTGTTCCGGAAAACAGATGATACCAACCCCCATCCTGATCTGGCCCGCTTGGAAGACTACATCCTGGATAAGGCCAACCAACTGAGCATCGGAACGATGGGCTTTGGCGGCAATACCACCCTTCTCGGGTGCAAGATCGGCAGTATGCACCGGATCCCGGCCAGCTTTTACGTTTCCGTCGCCTACAATTGTTGGGCCTTCCGACGGCAGGGAATCACCCTGGATCCCACCAGCGGGAAAATCACCGGATGGCTTTACAAGGATGAACCGAAAGCTGAAACCGTCACCGAACCGGCTGAACCGCCGGCCGCCCCGGAAACTGCCACTTCCTCCCGGGAAGTGCGGCTGACACCTCCCATCTCAGAAGCGGATATTCGTTCCTTGCGCGTGGGAGATGTGGTTATCCTGGACGGAATCATCCATACCGGTCGCGACGCCCTGCATAAATATTTGATCGATCATGATGCTCCCGTGGATCTCACAGGCGGAGTGATCTACCACTGCGGTCCGGTCATGTTGAAAAATCCGGAGGGGGGCTGGGAAGTGAAAGCAGCCGGTCCCACCACCAGTATCCGGGAAGAGCCCTATCAGGCTGACATCATCAAGAAATTCGGGATCCGGGCTGTAATCGGTAAAGGCGGAATGGGCGCCCGCACCCTGCAAGGTCTGAAAGAGCACGGCGCCGTCTATCTGAATGCGATCGGGGGAGCCGCCCAATACTATGCAGATTGCATCACCGGTGTAGAGGGGGTTCACTTCATGAACTTCGGCGTACCTGAGGCGATGTGGCATCTGCGGGTGAAAAACTTCGCCGCCATTGTCACCATGGACGCCCACGGTAACAGTCTGCACAAAGATATTGAAATGGATTCCCTGGAAAAGCTGGCACAATTTAAAGAGCCTGTCTTTTCCTGA
- a CDS encoding DnaA N-terminal domain-containing protein, producing the protein METAKAKQIWADVLEHLRRELSKPAFETWFEPTQAVSYTDNVLTISTVNDFARDWLESRYNNQVNRVLQTVTKAEAQVVFTREANGDDQNTIDAGGETIWQRLDKRLDRIEKNIEEIKSIVTRKNG; encoded by the coding sequence ATGGAAACAGCAAAAGCAAAACAAATATGGGCGGATGTTCTTGAACATCTCCGTCGGGAATTGAGCAAGCCAGCTTTCGAGACTTGGTTTGAGCCGACCCAAGCGGTCAGTTATACCGATAACGTGTTAACGATCTCCACAGTAAATGACTTCGCGCGGGACTGGTTGGAAAGCAGATACAACAATCAAGTAAACAGAGTCTTACAAACGGTGACTAAAGCAGAAGCTCAGGTAGTTTTTACTCGCGAGGCAAACGGGGATGATCAGAACACCATAGATGCCGGGGGAGAAACCATCTGGCAACGGTTGGACAAGCGATTGGATCGAATAGAAAAGAACATTGAAGAAATCAAATCGATCGTGACAAGAAAAAACGGATGA
- a CDS encoding helix-turn-helix domain-containing protein, translating to MTSNQKGKPLLTNREREVFELLVQDKTTKEIAQQLFISEKTVRNHISNVMQKLNVKGRSQAVVELVRLGELKI from the coding sequence TTGACGAGCAACCAGAAAGGGAAGCCTTTGCTAACCAACAGGGAAAGGGAAGTGTTTGAGCTGTTGGTGCAGGACAAGACGACCAAAGAGATCGCGCAGCAACTCTTTATCAGCGAAAAAACCGTCCGAAATCATATCTCCAACGTAATGCAGAAGTTGAATGTGAAAGGACGGTCGCAGGCAGTGGTGGAGTTGGTCCGGCTCGGCGAATTGAAAATTTAG
- a CDS encoding arylamine N-acetyltransferase family protein: protein MNVSAYLRRIGLSAVDHPDRQFLSRLQENHLLHIPFENLDISLHRPIRLSLPPVYEKVVERGRGGFCYELNGLFHWLLRECGFHTTLISARVREADGSFGPEFDHLAVLVLLETPYVVDVGFGDCCRHPLPLTGDEVEDISGRYRVASKTDGEGYALQKKTEGHWVTEYRFTTLPYELQAFTSMCQHHQTSPASTFTQKKMCTIATDDGRITLTQDFLTITRDGKKQKHPVTSDRQFHDELLRYFGIKL, encoded by the coding sequence ATGAATGTATCCGCTTATCTTCGCCGGATCGGGCTCTCTGCCGTCGATCATCCGGACCGACAGTTCCTGTCCCGGCTTCAGGAGAACCATCTGCTCCACATTCCCTTCGAAAATCTGGATATCTCACTCCACCGACCGATTCGCTTATCATTGCCCCCGGTGTATGAAAAAGTGGTGGAACGGGGTCGTGGTGGCTTTTGCTACGAATTGAACGGGTTGTTCCATTGGCTCCTTCGGGAGTGCGGATTTCATACGACGCTCATCTCCGCACGTGTACGGGAGGCGGATGGTTCCTTCGGTCCCGAATTCGATCATTTGGCCGTGCTGGTCTTATTGGAAACACCTTATGTGGTGGATGTGGGCTTCGGTGACTGTTGTCGACATCCCTTGCCTTTGACCGGGGATGAGGTGGAAGATATCAGCGGTCGTTACAGGGTGGCTTCAAAGACTGACGGAGAAGGGTATGCCCTGCAAAAAAAGACGGAGGGCCACTGGGTGACGGAGTACCGTTTTACAACCCTCCCCTATGAATTGCAAGCCTTCACCTCCATGTGCCAGCATCACCAAACATCCCCCGCATCCACATTTACACAGAAAAAGATGTGCACCATCGCCACTGATGATGGCAGAATCACACTCACTCAGGATTTTCTGACCATCACCCGGGACGGGAAAAAACAGAAGCACCCGGTTACATCGGACCGGCAGTTTCATGACGAACTCCTTCGTTATTTTGGAATCAAGCTCTGA
- a CDS encoding MarR family winged helix-turn-helix transcriptional regulator codes for MDNQTGLSKELVAEIECLLREISVVVKRKGREILNEFPITPPQFTALLWLNDEGDMTIGDLSQKMYLACSTMTDLVDRMEKNELVERVRDDRDRRVVRIHLLQKGIEIIGDVMETRRSYLSQVLSRFSEEEVREMAKHLSLLHHGIK; via the coding sequence ATGGATAATCAAACGGGTTTGTCAAAAGAGCTGGTGGCCGAAATTGAATGCTTGCTCAGAGAGATCAGTGTGGTGGTGAAACGAAAGGGCCGGGAGATTCTCAACGAATTCCCGATCACACCTCCCCAGTTCACAGCACTATTGTGGCTGAATGATGAAGGGGATATGACCATAGGTGATCTGAGCCAAAAGATGTATTTGGCATGCAGTACGATGACTGATTTGGTGGATCGGATGGAAAAAAACGAGTTGGTGGAACGGGTTCGTGATGACCGGGACCGGCGGGTGGTACGGATCCATCTCCTGCAGAAGGGAATAGAGATCATCGGGGATGTGATGGAGACACGTCGGTCTTACCTGTCTCAAGTGCTGTCCCGCTTTTCCGAGGAGGAAGTGAGGGAGATGGCCAAGCACCTCTCTCTTCTCCATCATGGAATCAAGTAG
- the racE gene encoding glutamate racemase: protein MTHQHSADSAIGILDSGVGGLTVVREVFRQLPNEKILYFGDTLRCPYGPRSSDEVRRFTLEIVRHLSGYPLKALVIACNTATALALEEVRHQVDVPVLGVIEPGARAAIKVSRRGRVGVIGTEGTIRSSAYERALKRIDPRLYVVSLSCPALVPLVESGGVENEESRKILRESLAPLKSHRLESLILGCTHYPLIASMISREMGPGVALISSAEETTRELIAILRGDGLLREGPPCGPEEHLFFTSGRPSSFRDIAERWLHRRVRVEQAVLPALDESRVG from the coding sequence TTGACCCATCAACATTCTGCAGACAGTGCCATCGGCATTCTGGATTCGGGTGTCGGAGGTCTCACCGTTGTCAGGGAAGTTTTTCGGCAATTACCCAACGAAAAAATTCTTTATTTCGGGGATACTCTCCGTTGCCCCTATGGTCCCCGATCGTCAGATGAGGTTCGTAGATTCACGCTGGAAATCGTCCGCCATTTGTCCGGGTATCCCCTGAAAGCCCTCGTGATCGCTTGCAACACTGCCACAGCCCTCGCTCTCGAAGAGGTGCGCCATCAGGTGGATGTTCCGGTGTTGGGAGTGATCGAACCGGGGGCCCGGGCGGCAATCAAAGTGTCGCGACGGGGACGGGTCGGAGTGATCGGCACTGAAGGAACCATCCGGAGTTCCGCCTATGAACGGGCATTGAAGCGGATTGATCCCAGGTTGTATGTGGTGAGTCTCTCTTGCCCCGCCTTGGTTCCCCTGGTGGAGAGCGGGGGGGTGGAGAATGAGGAATCACGCAAGATCCTGAGGGAATCCCTGGCTCCGTTGAAGAGTCACAGACTGGAATCGTTGATTCTGGGATGCACCCATTATCCCTTGATCGCCTCCATGATTTCCCGGGAGATGGGACCGGGGGTGGCCCTGATCAGTTCCGCTGAGGAAACCACCCGGGAATTGATTGCGATCCTGCGTGGCGATGGACTCCTCCGTGAAGGTCCCCCCTGCGGCCCGGAGGAACATCTCTTCTTCACCAGCGGCCGTCCTTCATCCTTCCGCGACATTGCGGAGCGCTGGCTTCACCGGCGAGTGCGGGTGGAGCAGGCGGTCCTGCCCGCTTTGGACGAAAGTCGCGTCGGATGA
- a CDS encoding GerMN domain-containing protein produces the protein MCNKWFKGMAPLLILPLALTGCLFGPENESPPIDPPPKEMKQKEKDSGASEEKSAARKQDELELYFLTDTGYLVPYSMNVPKVEGIAKEAMKYMVKGGPAESNLPEGFSGILPEGTEVKGLDIKDGTAVVDFSKQFLDYDAKMEEKILSAVTWTLTGFDSVKRVDIRVNGQPLEVMPKGKTPAQGMTRDGGINLEVAQGVKVSDSMPVTLYFLGQTKDNTVYYVPVTRLIQRQENGAVAAMKELIKGPQHGSELVSALVESTRVNSVKLKGDTAIADFGKELLQYSDEKKASQDALHAIVLSLTENTAAKKVKITVEGKSNVGSEGGELFDKPVLRPKRVNPAGL, from the coding sequence ATGTGTAACAAGTGGTTCAAAGGGATGGCTCCTTTGCTGATTCTACCCCTGGCGCTGACAGGATGTCTGTTCGGCCCTGAAAACGAGTCACCCCCCATCGATCCGCCACCCAAAGAGATGAAGCAAAAAGAGAAGGATTCGGGGGCTTCGGAGGAGAAGAGCGCGGCCCGGAAGCAGGATGAACTGGAGCTTTATTTCCTGACGGATACGGGCTATCTGGTACCCTACTCCATGAACGTTCCCAAGGTGGAAGGGATTGCCAAAGAAGCGATGAAGTACATGGTGAAGGGAGGGCCCGCCGAATCCAACCTCCCGGAAGGGTTCAGTGGAATTTTACCGGAGGGGACGGAAGTGAAGGGGTTGGATATCAAGGATGGGACAGCGGTTGTTGATTTCTCCAAACAGTTCCTCGACTATGATGCAAAAATGGAAGAGAAGATCCTGAGTGCGGTCACATGGACCCTGACCGGATTTGACTCAGTGAAGCGAGTGGATATCCGGGTGAATGGACAGCCACTCGAGGTGATGCCGAAAGGAAAGACACCGGCCCAGGGGATGACCCGTGACGGAGGGATCAATCTGGAGGTGGCCCAAGGGGTGAAGGTGAGTGACAGCATGCCGGTCACCTTGTACTTCCTGGGACAAACAAAAGATAACACCGTTTACTATGTTCCGGTCACGCGATTGATACAACGTCAGGAAAATGGAGCGGTGGCGGCGATGAAAGAGTTGATCAAAGGTCCCCAACACGGTTCCGAGTTGGTCAGCGCCCTGGTTGAATCCACCCGGGTGAACAGTGTGAAGTTGAAGGGGGATACAGCGATCGCCGATTTTGGCAAAGAACTGCTGCAATACAGCGACGAAAAGAAAGCTTCCCAGGATGCTCTCCATGCCATCGTTCTGTCTCTGACAGAAAACACCGCGGCCAAAAAAGTGAAGATCACCGTGGAGGGGAAATCCAATGTGGGAAGCGAGGGTGGCGAACTGTTTGACAAACCGGTCCTTCGCCCCAAACGGGTGAACCCCGCCGGACTGTGA
- the rph gene encoding ribonuclease PH — protein sequence MRVDGRQYNELRKVEMISDYIKHAEGSVLMCVGDTKVICTASVEERVPPFLRGSGKGWVTAEYSMLPRATQSRTIRESSKGKVGGRTMEIQRLIGRSLRSVIQLDRLGERTIWLDCDVIQADGGTRTASITGAFVAAAQAIHGLVKSGALDSVPITDFLAATSVGIVDGQPCLDLCYEEDSKAKVDMNVVMTGSGKYVEIQGTGEESPFTPEELHQLLALAGHGTEQLIRLQKDVLQEAARGIGGKRDGGSKNNRPTGN from the coding sequence TTGAGGGTGGACGGACGACAGTACAACGAGTTGAGAAAAGTGGAGATGATTTCCGATTATATCAAGCATGCGGAAGGGTCCGTCTTGATGTGTGTGGGAGATACGAAAGTGATCTGCACCGCATCGGTGGAAGAGCGTGTACCCCCCTTTTTGCGGGGGTCCGGGAAGGGATGGGTGACTGCGGAATATTCCATGTTGCCCCGTGCCACCCAATCCCGGACGATCCGCGAATCCAGCAAAGGCAAGGTGGGCGGACGGACGATGGAAATCCAGCGCCTGATCGGACGCAGCCTGCGGTCGGTGATCCAGCTGGATCGGTTGGGGGAGCGGACCATCTGGCTGGACTGTGATGTGATCCAGGCGGACGGAGGCACCCGCACAGCCTCCATCACCGGCGCATTTGTGGCAGCGGCACAGGCGATCCACGGGTTGGTGAAATCGGGGGCTTTGGATTCGGTTCCGATCACTGATTTTCTGGCGGCGACCAGTGTGGGGATCGTGGATGGCCAGCCCTGTCTGGATCTTTGCTATGAGGAAGATTCCAAGGCAAAGGTGGATATGAATGTGGTGATGACCGGTTCCGGAAAGTATGTGGAGATTCAGGGAACCGGTGAGGAATCCCCCTTTACCCCGGAGGAACTCCACCAGCTTCTGGCTTTGGCCGGTCACGGGACGGAGCAGCTGATCCGTTTGCAAAAAGATGTGCTTCAAGAGGCGGCACGAGGGATTGGAGGGAAGAGGGATGGGGGAAGTAAAAACAACCGCCCAACCGGAAACTGA
- a CDS encoding XTP/dITP diphosphatase translates to MGEVKTTAQPETEWVFATRNAHKVKELDAIFHSVLGIHVVGLDHFDGLPEIVEDRDTFEGNASKKAETIAAILGLPVAADDSGLCVDFLKGAPGVYSARYAGPGATDQKNNEKLLQALKGVPEEQRGADFVCVLALAIPGQDTRIVRGECRGRIAEEPRGKYGFGYDPLFFLPEQGCTMGELPPEVKNRISHRSRATKKLLDLLKDQFSPEWTTGG, encoded by the coding sequence ATGGGGGAAGTAAAAACAACCGCCCAACCGGAAACTGAATGGGTGTTTGCCACCCGTAACGCCCATAAAGTGAAAGAGTTGGATGCGATCTTTCATTCCGTCCTCGGGATTCACGTGGTGGGGCTGGATCACTTTGATGGTTTGCCCGAGATCGTGGAGGATCGGGACACTTTTGAAGGGAATGCCAGCAAAAAAGCGGAGACGATCGCCGCAATTCTGGGCCTTCCCGTAGCCGCCGACGACTCCGGGCTGTGTGTCGACTTTTTAAAGGGAGCGCCCGGTGTGTATTCGGCCCGCTATGCGGGTCCCGGGGCGACAGATCAAAAGAACAACGAAAAATTGTTGCAAGCGTTGAAAGGGGTCCCGGAAGAACAGAGGGGGGCCGATTTCGTCTGTGTGCTCGCCCTGGCGATCCCGGGGCAGGATACCCGGATCGTCCGCGGGGAGTGCAGGGGCCGCATCGCTGAAGAACCCCGGGGGAAATACGGCTTCGGTTATGACCCGCTCTTTTTTCTTCCCGAACAGGGATGCACCATGGGAGAGTTGCCCCCTGAGGTGAAAAACCGGATCAGTCACCGATCCCGGGCGACGAAGAAGTTGCTTGACCTGTTGAAAGATCAGTTTTCCCCGGAATGGACGACAGGGGGGTGA